From the Oncorhynchus nerka isolate Pitt River linkage group LG28, Oner_Uvic_2.0, whole genome shotgun sequence genome, one window contains:
- the LOC115113547 gene encoding G1/S-specific cyclin-E1-like: MPSKGENVESRTIDHAMPKETAVRSKKRKSDVAVCLQDPDEVAEMTKKNQCGALVCWNPESVHTIPCSRIPTPDNELDQPVALNATGFSTQYTFKNIFVTPTRSSPLPVLCWASSDDVWNNLLKKDDTHSRDIHVMKKHPHLQPKMRAILLDWLMEVCEVYKLHRETFYLAQDYLDRFMATQTNVFKCTLQLIGISSLFIAAKMEEIYPPKVHQFAYVTDGACTEDDILCMELIIMKELNWRLSPLTPVSWLNIYMQVAYLKESEEVLIPQYPQTTFVQIAELLDLCVLDVKCLEFSYGVLAASALFHFSSLELVEKVSALKWSDVEECVRWMVPFAMSIREVGSSALRTFKGIAADDMHNIQTHAAYLDWMAKACAYPQVDVDRSQSSPIPSGVLTPPPSSEKPEGTVS, from the exons ATGCCAAGCAAAGG GGAAAATGTGGAATCCAGGACAATTGATCATGCGATGCCCAAAGAAACTGCAGTGAGATCCAAGAAAAGAAAATCAGACGTTGCCGTT TGTTTACAAGACCCAGATGAAGTGGCAGAGATGACGAAAAAGAACCAGTGTGGCGCTTTG GTGTGCTGGAATCCTGAGTCTGTTCACACGATCCCGTGCAGCCGGATCCCCACGCCTGACAATGAACTCGATCAACCAGTTGCTTTGAATGCCACTGGGTTTTCTACTCAGTACACCTTCAAAAACATATTTGTCACCCCCACCAGGTCTTCCCCTCTTCCTGTGCTATG CTGGGCAAGCAGCGACGACGTATGGAACAACCTGTTGAAGAAAGACGACACGCATTCTCGAGACATCCACGTCATGAAGAAACACCCACACCTCCAACCCAAGATGAGGGCTATTCTTCTCGACTGGCTAATGGAG GTGTGCGAGGTGTACAAGCTTCACAGAGAAACCTTCTACCTGGCTCAGGATTACTTAGATCGGTTCATGGCCACACAGACCAATGTTTTCAAGTGCACACTACAACTCATCggcatctcttctctgtttataGCTGCCAAGATGGAG GAAATCTACCCTCCAAAAGTGCATCAATTTGCCTATGTTACTGATGGTGCCTGCACTGAGGATGATATCCTATGTATGGAGCTAATCATTATGAAG GAGCTGAATTGGCGTTTGAGTCCCCTGACACCTGTGTCCTGGCTAAACATCTACATGCAGGTTGCCTACCTGAAAGAGTCCGAAGAGGTTCTCATCCCACAGTACCCGCAAACTACGTTTGTGCAGATTGCCGAG CTCCTGGACCTCTGTGTGTTGGATGTGAAATGTCTGGAGTTCTCCTACGGGGTGCTGGCTGCCTCTGCCTTGTTCCATTTCTCCTCGCTGGAGCTGGTGGAGAAAGTCTCAG CTCTGAAGTGGTCTGATGTTGAGGAGTGTGTGAGGTGGATGGTCCCCTTTGCCATGTCCATCAGGGAAGTGGGCAGCTCAGCCCTGAGGACCTTCAAAGGAATCGCGGCAGACGACATGCATAACATCCAGACCCATGCTGCCTATCTGGACTGGATG GCGAAGGCATGTGCCTACCCACAAGTGGATGTAGATCGCAGCCAGAGTTCACCTATACCATCCGGAGTGCTCACTCCGCCCCCTAGCAGCGAGAAGCCAGAGGGCACAGTCTCTTGA
- the LOC115113545 gene encoding protein C19orf12 homolog isoform X2: MPGCPTEIYVLGYVCFIVHLKTTANRFNRMWVCPKTNVPSFTAVIFFTNSHDTQTLTHHRSARSDATMAPRMDDVMQLCCDLSANQQIKAAVKNSGKGSAVAGGTAFLGGLLGGPPGIAVGGALGGLLGWWMTSGQFRPLPQIIMELPPHQQQRLYADIMAVLGSLDWTDLAQLTALVVGNATLQQQVTAALLRYITKELRAEVRYGD; encoded by the exons ATGCCAGGTTGCCCCACTGAGATCTATGTATTAGGCTATGTTTGTTTTATTGTGCATCTAAAAACAACCGCGAATCGTTTTAACAGGATGTGGGTTTGTCCTAAAACAAATGTCCCGTCATTCACCGCGGTCATATTTTTTACCAACTCTCATGATACACAAACATTAACACATCATCGAAGTGCGAGATCTGACG CTACCATGGCTCCACGTATGGATGATGTCATGCAACTATGCTGTGACCTGTCTGCAAATCAGCAGATAAAAGCAGCAGTGAAGAATTCTGGGAAAGGATCAGCAGTGGCAGGAGGGACTGCATTTTTAGGGGGTCTTCTAGGTGGTCCCCCAGGGATTGCTGTTG GTGGTGCATTAGGTGGCCTGTTGGGATGGTGGATGACCAGTGGACAGTTCAGACCTCTCCCTCAGATCATCATGGAGCTGCCTCCCCACCAGCAGCAGAGACTCTATGCTGATATCATGGCCGTTTTGGGCTCACTGGACTGGACAGACCTGGCCCAGCTGACCGCCCTGGTCGTGGGGAATGCTACTCTCCAGCAGCAGGTCACTGCTGCCCTACTCCGGTATATCACAAAGGAACTGAGAGCAGAGGTGAGATATGGGGACTGA
- the LOC115113544 gene encoding uncharacterized protein F13E9.13, mitochondrial-like isoform X2, with the protein MVIPQIIEEACHEAEIYHNAGIDGLIIENMHDIPYTFSVGPEVCASMTAVCAAVRGICPLLPLGVQILSAANISAVAVALASGMDFIRAEGYVFSHVADEGLLNGCAGDLLRYRKQMQAEHVQIFTDIKKKHSSHALTSDVSIVETARAAEFFLSDGLIITGTATGVQADPMELRDVAGSVRLPVLIGSGVTYDNVENYLDASAMIIGSHFKRGGVWANAVDPESVKKFMGKVHLLRK; encoded by the exons ATGGTCATTCCTCAAATTATCGAGGAGGCATGCCACGAGGCAGAAATCTATCACAACGCGGGAATT GATGGGCTGATCATTGAGAACATGCATGACATTCCATACACATTCTCAGTTGGACCAGAGGTGTGTGCCTCTATGACAGCGGTGTGTGCTGCGGTGAGGGGGATCTGTCCGCTTCTGCCTCTTGGAGTTCAGATCCTGTCTGCAGCAAACATCTCAGCTGTTGCTGTTGCACTGGCTTCAG GTATGGATTTTATCAGGGCAGAGGGATATGTCTTCTCACATGTTGCTGATGAAGGCCTTTTGAATGGATGTGCCGGAGACCTTTTGCGATACCGCAAGCAAATGCAGGCTGAACATGTGCAGATCTTTACTGATATAAAAAAGAAGCACAG ctcccatGCCCTGACTTCAGATGTGAGCATAGTGGAGACGGCCAGAGCAGCTGAGTTTTTCCTTTCTGATGGTCTCATCATCACTGGAACAGCCACAGGGGTTCAGGCAGATCCAATGGAGCTCAGAG ATGTTGCAGGGTCTGTAAGACTCCCAGTTCTTATTGGCTCAGGAGTGACCTATGACAACGTGGAAAACTACCTTGATGCTAGTGCAATGATAATTGGCTCTCATTTCAAGAGGGGAGGAGTTTGGGCAAATGCTGTTGATCCAGAAAGCGTTAAAAAGTTTATGGGGAAGGTGCATTTGCTTCGAAAATGA
- the LOC115113546 gene encoding tumor protein p53-inducible nuclear protein 2-like has product MIGKILAHFLGSTDDDFPTDDNETYDELIEFEAGGWVVINIQENNSLTPPEEDPLENLLIEHPSMPVDQIRHQPSDEEDTSPRPVPVKQHVSWRLAAWGSLLPCNVQLLAIQRARTHLECKKLTRSALQRQSLAKVRFSPSDRRFGHFKQPCQRLYNY; this is encoded by the exons ATGATTGGAAAGATACTTGCCCATTTCCTTGGTAGCACAGATGACGATTTTCCCACAGATGACAATGAAACCTATGATGAGCTCATTGAGTTTGAGGCGGGAGGATGGGTGGTTATCAACATTCAAG AGAACAACTCCCTGACCCCCCCTGAGGAAGACCCTTTGGAGAACCTGCTGATTGAGCATCCCAGTATGCCTGTAGACCAGATCAGACACCAGCCCAGCGATGAAGAGGATACTTCTCCCAG GCCTGTGCCAGTCAAACAGCATGTGTCCTGGAGGCTAGCTGCCTGGGGCAGCCTGCTTCCATGCAATGTCCAACTGCTTGCCATACAGCGAGCCAGGACTCACTTGGAGTGCAAGAAGCTGACCAGGAGTGCTCTCCAGAGACAGAGCCTTGCCAAGGTGCGCTTCTCCCCCTCTGACAGACGCTTTGGTCACTTCAAACAACCCTGCCAGCGTCTGTACAACTACTGA
- the LOC115113543 gene encoding pleckstrin homology domain-containing family F member 2-like, translating to MVVRRELSDLLPRHRLLQRKQDRNHKTDVVILLIMVDQLAFTQENRERIQAVENSFGPSGMSLIRPDRVLIGEGRLMKLCRRRPQPKVFFLFNDILVYGSIILHGRWHKNQHVISLEDIQLEDLEDGVIMENQWLIRTPQKSFYVAAASAEEKRAWMEHIEDCRCKQLQHAGCQPGCTFATTWIPDRASAICMRCSQTFRVNKRRHHCRRCGFVVCNACSKNRAVICHISTKPVRVCRLCHLSLQDHGELTQDEVHLRGDSDGRNCSDESDLVMPEYEATSDDEANEWVEHHAPSNWVECHNSWSPFNYLKPAHQSLNLTGLSSHLT from the exons ATGGTGGTCAGACGGGAACTAAGCGACTTACTACCGAGACACAGACTGTTGCAGCGTAAACAAGATAGAAATCACAAAACAGA TGTTGTAATCTTGCTCATCATGGTGGACCAGCTGGCTTTCACGCAAGAGAACAGAGAGCGGATACAGGCAGTGGAGAACTCCTTCGGCCCCTCTGGGATGTCCCTGATCAGACCTGACCGGGTCTTGATAGGCGAGGGGCGGCTGATGAAGCTGTGTCGACGCCGCCCCCAGCCTAAAGTATTTTTCTTGTTTAATGACATTTTGGTGTACGGTAGCATCATCCTTCATGGACGCTGGCACAAGAACCAGCATGTTATCTCCCTGGAGGATATCCAGCTAGAGGACCTGGAGGACGGGGTCATCATGGAGAACCAGTGGCTGATCCGCACACCACAGAAGTCCTTCTATGTGGCAGCTGCCTCCGCTGAGGAGAAGCGTGCCTGGATGGAGCACATTGAGGACTGCAGGTGTAAGCAGCTGCAGCATGCCGGCTGCCAGCCCGGGTGCACCTTCGCCACCACCTGGATCCCTGACCGGGCGTCCGCCATCTGCATGCGCTGCTCTCAAACGTTTCGGGTCAACAAACGTCGCCACCACTGTCGTCGCTGCGGCTTTGTCGTCTGCAACGCCTGCTCCAAGAACCGGGCCGTGATCTGCCACATCTCTACTAAGCCTGTGAGGGTGTGTCGACTGTGTCACCTCAGTCTCCAGGACCATGGGGAGCTGACTCAGGATGAGGTGCATCTACGGGGGGACAGTGATGGGAGGAACTGCTCTGATGAATCTGACCTGGTCATGCCCGAGTACGAGGCGACTAGCGACGATGAGGCGAATGAGTGGGTAGAACACCACGCACCAAGCAATTGGGTTGAGTGTCACAACTCTTGGTCCCCATTTAACTATTTAAAACCGGCCCATCAAAGTCTCAATCTCACTGGATTGTCAAGTCACTTGACTTGA
- the LOC115113544 gene encoding uncharacterized protein F13E9.13, mitochondrial-like isoform X1: MKFLKLFGRAKSVVIGMIHVQALPGTPLGSMVIPQIIEEACHEAEIYHNAGIDGLIIENMHDIPYTFSVGPEVCASMTAVCAAVRGICPLLPLGVQILSAANISAVAVALASGMDFIRAEGYVFSHVADEGLLNGCAGDLLRYRKQMQAEHVQIFTDIKKKHSSHALTSDVSIVETARAAEFFLSDGLIITGTATGVQADPMELRDVAGSVRLPVLIGSGVTYDNVENYLDASAMIIGSHFKRGGVWANAVDPESVKKFMGKVHLLRK; encoded by the exons atgaagTTTCTGAAACTCTTTGGACGTGCTAAATCTGTGGTTATTGGAATGATTCATGTTCAAGCCTTGCCAG GCACACCTTTAGGAAGCATGGTCATTCCTCAAATTATCGAGGAGGCATGCCACGAGGCAGAAATCTATCACAACGCGGGAATT GATGGGCTGATCATTGAGAACATGCATGACATTCCATACACATTCTCAGTTGGACCAGAGGTGTGTGCCTCTATGACAGCGGTGTGTGCTGCGGTGAGGGGGATCTGTCCGCTTCTGCCTCTTGGAGTTCAGATCCTGTCTGCAGCAAACATCTCAGCTGTTGCTGTTGCACTGGCTTCAG GTATGGATTTTATCAGGGCAGAGGGATATGTCTTCTCACATGTTGCTGATGAAGGCCTTTTGAATGGATGTGCCGGAGACCTTTTGCGATACCGCAAGCAAATGCAGGCTGAACATGTGCAGATCTTTACTGATATAAAAAAGAAGCACAG ctcccatGCCCTGACTTCAGATGTGAGCATAGTGGAGACGGCCAGAGCAGCTGAGTTTTTCCTTTCTGATGGTCTCATCATCACTGGAACAGCCACAGGGGTTCAGGCAGATCCAATGGAGCTCAGAG ATGTTGCAGGGTCTGTAAGACTCCCAGTTCTTATTGGCTCAGGAGTGACCTATGACAACGTGGAAAACTACCTTGATGCTAGTGCAATGATAATTGGCTCTCATTTCAAGAGGGGAGGAGTTTGGGCAAATGCTGTTGATCCAGAAAGCGTTAAAAAGTTTATGGGGAAGGTGCATTTGCTTCGAAAATGA
- the LOC115113545 gene encoding protein C19orf12 homolog isoform X1, whose product MPGCPTEIYVLGYVCFIVHLKTTANRFNRMWVCPKTNVPSFTAVIFFTNSHDTQTLTHHRSARSDGRAATMAPRMDDVMQLCCDLSANQQIKAAVKNSGKGSAVAGGTAFLGGLLGGPPGIAVGGALGGLLGWWMTSGQFRPLPQIIMELPPHQQQRLYADIMAVLGSLDWTDLAQLTALVVGNATLQQQVTAALLRYITKELRAEVRYGD is encoded by the exons ATGCCAGGTTGCCCCACTGAGATCTATGTATTAGGCTATGTTTGTTTTATTGTGCATCTAAAAACAACCGCGAATCGTTTTAACAGGATGTGGGTTTGTCCTAAAACAAATGTCCCGTCATTCACCGCGGTCATATTTTTTACCAACTCTCATGATACACAAACATTAACACATCATCGAAGTGCGAGATCTGACG GGAGAGCAGCTACCATGGCTCCACGTATGGATGATGTCATGCAACTATGCTGTGACCTGTCTGCAAATCAGCAGATAAAAGCAGCAGTGAAGAATTCTGGGAAAGGATCAGCAGTGGCAGGAGGGACTGCATTTTTAGGGGGTCTTCTAGGTGGTCCCCCAGGGATTGCTGTTG GTGGTGCATTAGGTGGCCTGTTGGGATGGTGGATGACCAGTGGACAGTTCAGACCTCTCCCTCAGATCATCATGGAGCTGCCTCCCCACCAGCAGCAGAGACTCTATGCTGATATCATGGCCGTTTTGGGCTCACTGGACTGGACAGACCTGGCCCAGCTGACCGCCCTGGTCGTGGGGAATGCTACTCTCCAGCAGCAGGTCACTGCTGCCCTACTCCGGTATATCACAAAGGAACTGAGAGCAGAGGTGAGATATGGGGACTGA
- the LOC115113545 gene encoding protein C19orf12 homolog isoform X3, whose translation MCTLDYFHVGQREKPSCVMVTTMSLCKGRAATMAPRMDDVMQLCCDLSANQQIKAAVKNSGKGSAVAGGTAFLGGLLGGPPGIAVGGALGGLLGWWMTSGQFRPLPQIIMELPPHQQQRLYADIMAVLGSLDWTDLAQLTALVVGNATLQQQVTAALLRYITKELRAEVRYGD comes from the exons ATGTGTACTTTAGACTATTTTCATGTAGGCCAACGTGAGAAACCGTCCTGTGTGATGGTGACAACTATGTCGTTATGTAAAG GGAGAGCAGCTACCATGGCTCCACGTATGGATGATGTCATGCAACTATGCTGTGACCTGTCTGCAAATCAGCAGATAAAAGCAGCAGTGAAGAATTCTGGGAAAGGATCAGCAGTGGCAGGAGGGACTGCATTTTTAGGGGGTCTTCTAGGTGGTCCCCCAGGGATTGCTGTTG GTGGTGCATTAGGTGGCCTGTTGGGATGGTGGATGACCAGTGGACAGTTCAGACCTCTCCCTCAGATCATCATGGAGCTGCCTCCCCACCAGCAGCAGAGACTCTATGCTGATATCATGGCCGTTTTGGGCTCACTGGACTGGACAGACCTGGCCCAGCTGACCGCCCTGGTCGTGGGGAATGCTACTCTCCAGCAGCAGGTCACTGCTGCCCTACTCCGGTATATCACAAAGGAACTGAGAGCAGAGGTGAGATATGGGGACTGA